One genomic region from Clostridium saccharobutylicum DSM 13864 encodes:
- a CDS encoding MutS-related protein, which yields MSSAEKFYKENIENNKEQSNLLSTKVNLIGWSRLAVVVLCLIFDYILYKQNKLILAMISTTIFVVLFLFLIIYHNNIFERKKRFDILAKINEKGIKRLNGEFKEFEDDGTEYLDNGHSFINDLDIFGKNSVFQYINSTVTKGGREALVKLLKREKTLDKNEIMHNQKSIKELGLKAKWRQQIILEGTLEKSNDIDIKSLIQWSKKNSDSSSSPLRIAIAFTFMLVTAVFIYMCSMGLMPVSVLLLDLMVNYCVVKMLSKAMKEEFKLFDTIKRHVSVYSKILALIEDEDFESSYLAKLKAKLKDNNLSCKDEMKRLSAILDWMGNSAYNAYYLLLNVFLFSDVFLIKKLEKWRDKNGDRLEEWLEVMHEIDSLCSVANLSFDNEEWIYPTIINENELSVVSVGHPLIGKRAVKNTFALKGDQKVSLITGSNMSGKSTFLRTLGVNLFFAYIGAPVCAKEFSCGIMNIYTCMRTKDNLEESISSFYAEILRIKILIEACKKGERVFFLLDEIFKGTNSKDRHTGATVLIKQLIKYGGVGLVSTHDLELCSLEQENKHIINYNFREFYEDNKIKFDYILRRGKSETQNAIHLMKLAGIEII from the coding sequence ATGAGTTCAGCAGAAAAATTTTATAAAGAAAATATAGAAAATAATAAAGAACAAAGCAATTTATTATCCACTAAAGTAAATCTAATAGGGTGGAGCAGATTAGCTGTAGTAGTGTTGTGCTTGATATTTGATTATATTTTATATAAACAAAATAAGTTGATTCTTGCCATGATTTCTACAACTATATTCGTAGTGTTATTTTTATTTTTGATTATTTATCACAATAATATATTTGAACGTAAGAAAAGGTTTGATATATTAGCTAAGATTAATGAAAAAGGAATTAAAAGATTAAATGGAGAATTTAAAGAATTTGAGGATGATGGAACGGAATATTTAGATAATGGACATTCCTTTATAAATGATTTGGATATATTTGGGAAAAATTCTGTTTTTCAATATATTAATAGTACAGTTACAAAAGGTGGAAGAGAAGCATTAGTTAAGTTGTTAAAAAGAGAAAAAACATTAGATAAAAATGAAATAATGCATAATCAAAAATCGATAAAAGAGCTTGGATTAAAGGCAAAATGGAGACAACAAATAATTCTTGAAGGAACTTTAGAAAAGTCAAATGACATAGATATAAAAAGTCTAATTCAATGGAGCAAGAAAAATAGTGATTCATCATCAAGTCCGTTAAGAATAGCAATAGCATTTACATTTATGTTGGTAACTGCTGTCTTTATATATATGTGCAGCATGGGATTAATGCCTGTATCAGTTCTACTTTTAGATCTTATGGTTAATTATTGTGTAGTTAAGATGCTGTCTAAGGCAATGAAAGAAGAATTTAAATTATTTGACACAATAAAAAGGCATGTAAGTGTATATAGCAAAATTTTAGCTTTAATAGAGGATGAAGATTTTGAATCTTCTTATTTAGCAAAATTAAAAGCTAAATTAAAGGATAATAATTTAAGTTGTAAAGATGAAATGAAGAGATTATCTGCAATACTAGATTGGATGGGAAATAGTGCTTATAATGCCTATTACTTATTACTAAATGTATTTTTATTTTCAGATGTATTTTTAATTAAGAAGTTGGAAAAGTGGAGAGATAAAAATGGAGATAGATTGGAAGAATGGCTTGAAGTAATGCATGAAATAGATTCACTTTGTAGTGTTGCTAATCTTTCTTTTGATAATGAAGAGTGGATATATCCAACTATTATAAATGAAAACGAATTAAGCGTAGTTAGTGTTGGCCATCCGTTAATAGGGAAAAGAGCTGTAAAAAATACATTTGCACTAAAAGGAGATCAGAAGGTATCGTTAATTACTGGTTCAAATATGTCTGGAAAGAGTACTTTTTTAAGAACACTAGGTGTGAACTTGTTTTTTGCTTATATTGGTGCACCAGTATGCGCAAAAGAGTTTTCATGTGGAATTATGAATATATACACTTGTATGAGAACAAAGGATAATTTAGAAGAAAGCATTTCATCTTTCTATGCTGAAATATTAAGAATAAAAATATTAATAGAAGCATGTAAAAAAGGCGAAAGAGTATTTTTTCTTTTAGATGAAATATTTAAGGGAACAAATTCAAAGGATAGACATACTGGGGCCACAGTTTTAATTAAGCAATTAATTAAATATGGTGGAGTTGGGCTTGTATCTACACATGATTTGGAATTATGTTCTTTAGAGCAAGAAAATAAGCATATAATAAATTATAATTTCAGAGAATTTTATGAAGATAATAAAATCAAATTTGATTATATATTGAGAAGAGGGAAGAGCGAAACTCAAAATGCAATTCATTTAATGAAATTAGCGGGAATAGAAATTATTTAG
- a CDS encoding aminoacyl-histidine dipeptidase, whose translation MKKIESVKAERVFYHFEEISKIPRGSGNEKEISDYLLEFGKKLGLECIQDGALNIIIKKPASKGYENSPTVIIQGHMDMVCEKNNDKRHDFTKDPIDLVVKGDYIYADRTTLGGDDGIALAYAMAILEDSSLKHPALEILLTTDEETGMTGAMAVEPKYLNGKIVLNLDSEEEGKLLVSCAGGIRTKSKLAIEWIDKKENAKEYEIAVSGLKGGHSGAEIHLGRGNANKLIGRFLREITKEVKFNLVSINGGSKNNAIPRECTAIISINECDQEKLMDINTQIYDCFKKEFSQKDQNLKLNLKEYNGKIKKVFSDNTTKNVVNLLYLYQNGVNTISSKIEGLTESSTNLGVVTTNKQDVEYDSLVRSSVFSLREEIVERIKCLTEMVGGEFEISSAYPEWPYKIDSKIREICKDVYLRLFEKEAEIVAIHAGVECGLFKEKLGDLDMISFGPDIIDIHTPNEHMSISSIERCYEYLLEILKEIKA comes from the coding sequence ATGAAAAAAATAGAAAGTGTTAAGGCTGAGAGGGTATTTTATCATTTTGAAGAAATAAGCAAAATACCAAGAGGGTCTGGGAATGAAAAGGAAATAAGTGATTATTTACTTGAATTTGGGAAAAAGTTAGGACTAGAATGTATACAAGATGGAGCTTTAAATATAATTATAAAAAAACCAGCATCAAAAGGATATGAAAATTCACCTACAGTTATAATACAAGGTCATATGGATATGGTATGTGAAAAAAATAATGATAAAAGGCATGATTTCACTAAAGATCCAATAGATTTAGTTGTAAAAGGTGATTATATATATGCTGATAGAACTACACTTGGTGGTGATGATGGAATTGCATTAGCTTATGCAATGGCTATATTAGAAGATAGTAGTTTAAAACATCCTGCACTTGAAATACTATTAACAACTGATGAAGAAACAGGTATGACAGGAGCAATGGCTGTGGAACCTAAATATCTTAATGGAAAAATTGTTTTAAATTTAGATTCAGAAGAAGAAGGTAAGCTTTTAGTTAGTTGTGCTGGTGGTATTAGAACAAAATCTAAACTTGCTATTGAATGGATAGATAAAAAAGAAAATGCAAAAGAATATGAGATTGCGGTTAGTGGATTAAAAGGGGGGCACTCTGGAGCTGAAATACATCTTGGAAGAGGAAATGCTAATAAATTAATTGGAAGATTCCTTCGAGAAATAACAAAGGAAGTTAAGTTTAATTTAGTTTCAATAAATGGTGGATCAAAGAATAATGCAATTCCTAGAGAGTGTACAGCAATCATTTCAATAAATGAATGTGATCAAGAAAAATTGATGGATATTAATACACAAATATATGATTGCTTCAAGAAAGAATTTAGTCAAAAGGATCAAAATTTAAAATTAAATCTCAAAGAGTATAATGGAAAGATAAAAAAAGTATTTTCAGATAATACAACAAAAAATGTAGTTAATCTGTTATATCTATACCAAAATGGAGTTAATACTATAAGCTCTAAAATAGAAGGGTTAACAGAAAGTTCAACTAATCTTGGTGTGGTTACAACTAATAAACAAGATGTCGAATATGATAGTCTTGTAAGAAGCTCTGTATTTTCATTAAGAGAGGAAATTGTTGAGAGAATCAAGTGTTTAACTGAAATGGTAGGCGGAGAATTTGAAATAAGTTCAGCATATCCAGAATGGCCATATAAAATAGATTCAAAAATCAGAGAAATATGTAAGGATGTATATTTAAGATTATTTGAAAAAGAAGCAGAGATTGTTGCAATTCATGCAGGTGTAGAATGTGGCTTATTCAAAGAGAAATTAGGAGATTTAGATATGATTAGCTTTGGTCCAGATATAATTGATATACACACTCCAAATGAACATATGAGTATATCTTCAATAGAAAGATGCTATGAATATTTATTGGAAATTCTTAAAGAAATAAAAGCTTAA
- the pyk gene encoding pyruvate kinase — MQKTKMIFTIGPASDNEETLKKFIEIGMSAARLNFSHGTHETHREKIELIQKLSHEMNTATAIVLDIKGPKIRTHNFVNGGVTLTEGDDFAFICGEEILGDEKRCSISYEELCKDIQVGGKILVDDGLLKFKVTGVEGTAINTKVIVGGEIKNHKGVNVPNVVIKLPSITSKDIEDIKFGCEMGVDFIAASFIRKASDVLDVKKVLKENHGEHIKVIAKIENQEGVDNIDSIIEVTDGVMVARGDMGVEIPIQKVPIIQKMIIKKCNEAGKIVITATQMLDSMIRNSIPTRAEASDICNAIFDGTDAIMLSGESASGLFPIEAAKTMAKIAQEAEEYLDYNHLTTRLREPSLTDYAAAISYSACRTANLLNAKAIVAATKSGATARLLSRYKSKAPIIAITPYEQVRRTLNLCFGIFPMQCDMFNTTDQILNEAKNVVFRLGITQPGDDIIVAAGMPTTQTGGTNMLKIEKL, encoded by the coding sequence ATGCAAAAAACAAAAATGATTTTTACTATTGGTCCAGCAAGTGACAATGAAGAAACTTTAAAAAAATTCATTGAAATCGGGATGAGTGCAGCAAGATTAAACTTTTCTCATGGTACTCATGAAACACATAGAGAAAAAATTGAATTAATTCAAAAATTAAGCCATGAAATGAATACTGCTACTGCTATAGTTCTAGATATAAAAGGTCCTAAAATCAGAACTCATAACTTTGTAAATGGTGGTGTAACGCTTACTGAAGGTGATGACTTTGCTTTCATTTGTGGTGAAGAAATACTTGGAGATGAAAAGAGATGCTCAATCTCTTATGAAGAACTTTGTAAAGATATTCAAGTTGGCGGAAAAATTCTTGTTGATGATGGACTTTTAAAATTCAAAGTTACTGGTGTTGAAGGTACAGCTATTAATACTAAAGTTATAGTTGGTGGAGAAATAAAGAATCATAAAGGTGTTAATGTTCCTAATGTTGTAATTAAATTACCATCAATAACTTCAAAAGATATCGAAGATATTAAATTTGGATGCGAAATGGGCGTTGATTTTATAGCCGCTTCTTTTATTAGAAAAGCTAGTGATGTTTTAGACGTAAAAAAAGTTTTAAAAGAAAATCATGGAGAACATATAAAAGTAATTGCTAAAATCGAAAATCAAGAAGGTGTAGATAACATAGATTCCATTATCGAAGTAACTGATGGAGTTATGGTTGCAAGAGGAGATATGGGAGTTGAAATTCCAATACAAAAAGTTCCTATAATCCAAAAAATGATAATAAAAAAATGTAATGAAGCTGGTAAAATAGTTATTACAGCTACTCAAATGCTTGACTCTATGATTAGAAATTCAATTCCAACAAGAGCTGAAGCTAGTGATATTTGTAATGCTATTTTTGATGGTACTGATGCAATCATGTTAAGTGGTGAAAGTGCTTCTGGTTTATTCCCAATTGAAGCTGCTAAAACAATGGCTAAAATTGCTCAAGAAGCTGAAGAATATCTTGATTATAATCATTTAACTACAAGACTTAGAGAACCTTCTCTTACTGATTATGCAGCTGCAATAAGTTATTCTGCTTGTAGAACTGCAAATCTACTAAATGCAAAAGCTATTGTTGCAGCAACAAAGAGTGGTGCTACAGCTAGATTACTTTCAAGATATAAATCAAAGGCACCAATAATAGCTATAACTCCTTATGAACAAGTAAGAAGAACTCTAAACTTATGTTTTGGTATTTTCCCAATGCAATGCGATATGTTTAATACAACTGATCAAATATTAAACGAAGCTAAAAATGTAGTATTTAGATTAGGAATTACTCAACCTGGAGACGATATAATTGTCGCTGCTGGAATGCCTACAACACAAACTGGCGGAACTAATATGCTAAAAATAGAAAAACTTTAA
- the rpsA gene encoding 30S ribosomal protein S1, whose product MFNEETENSMSQLLNEYDVKKLTRGEILKGTVLDVSDKEASVNINYAFDGLISKEELSADGKDPRDVVSIGDEIDVYVISPNDGEGYVELSLIRALEIKEKEDIKDAFNNQNNIIVKIKEEIKGGLIAYYGNVRVFIPGSLASRQRIELSTLLGKDLEIRITELDLRNNKVVGSRRAIEEEEYNKNKKAIWANLKEGEKTKGVVKKLVKFGAFVDIGGVEGLIHISDLSWERVNKPEDVVKEGDMVEVFIGSVDRDKERLSLILKDVAKEPWTVHSSDLKEGDIVEGKVVRLTSFGAFVELFEGIEGLVHLSEITDDNIVKSSDVLELNQKVKVKVLSINKEDKKIALSIKDATESSKEYLNYIDNDEEDGTSLGDLLKGFKFE is encoded by the coding sequence ATGTTTAATGAAGAAACAGAAAATAGCATGAGTCAACTTTTAAATGAATACGATGTAAAAAAATTAACTAGAGGTGAAATTCTAAAAGGAACAGTATTAGATGTAAGTGATAAAGAAGCTTCAGTAAATATAAATTATGCTTTTGATGGTTTAATATCGAAAGAAGAGTTATCTGCTGATGGAAAAGATCCAAGAGATGTTGTTAGCATTGGTGATGAAATCGATGTATATGTTATATCTCCAAATGATGGTGAAGGTTACGTTGAACTTTCACTAATAAGAGCTTTAGAAATAAAGGAAAAAGAAGATATAAAAGATGCTTTTAATAATCAAAATAATATAATAGTTAAAATAAAAGAGGAAATTAAAGGAGGATTAATTGCTTACTATGGAAATGTAAGAGTATTTATTCCAGGATCTCTTGCAAGTAGACAAAGAATTGAACTTAGCACTTTATTAGGAAAAGATTTAGAGATTAGAATTACAGAATTAGATTTAAGAAATAATAAAGTTGTTGGTTCTAGAAGAGCAATTGAAGAAGAGGAATATAACAAAAATAAGAAAGCAATATGGGCTAACTTAAAAGAAGGAGAAAAAACAAAAGGTGTTGTAAAAAAGCTAGTTAAGTTTGGAGCATTTGTAGATATTGGCGGAGTTGAAGGTTTAATTCACATTTCAGATTTATCATGGGAAAGAGTAAATAAACCAGAAGATGTAGTAAAAGAAGGAGATATGGTTGAAGTATTCATAGGAAGTGTAGATAGGGACAAGGAAAGATTATCTTTAATTTTAAAGGATGTAGCTAAGGAACCTTGGACAGTACATAGCTCAGATTTAAAAGAAGGAGATATAGTAGAAGGAAAAGTTGTACGTCTAACTTCATTTGGAGCATTTGTTGAATTATTTGAAGGAATAGAAGGATTAGTTCATTTATCAGAAATTACTGATGATAATATTGTAAAATCTTCAGATGTATTAGAACTAAACCAAAAAGTAAAAGTAAAGGTATTAAGTATAAATAAAGAGGATAAAAAGATAGCTTTAAGTATTAAAGATGCTACAGAAAGTAGTAAAGAATATCTTAACTATATTGATAATGATGAAGAAGATGGAACATCTTTAGGCGATTTACTTAAGGGATTTAAATTTGAATAG
- a CDS encoding 3'-5' exonuclease, whose amino-acid sequence MGYIIIDLEFNNLKNITKYDEKFFEKYGMFDSIDLENEIIEIGAVKVDKYMKCVNEMREYIKPSIFPVINPIVTDITKINMDILQKKGISFKEAMNKLKNMFEEGDVLCSWAKDDVAELIINANHHKYMDLDWLSGYLDIQEYATKILGHKKALGLKPALDELKIKVDNNKLHDALNDAAYTVEVFRRIYNSRVIKNYIVNDIYNMPAINVSAAHGMVIDEEKLKLKCPKCGKRVVLDTSINLLNWRFAAVGKCHKCKSNVLCEIMIKKTLGGEVVYDESNSILRNESYLNYIYKFDNLSHETH is encoded by the coding sequence ATGGGGTATATAATTATAGATTTAGAGTTTAATAACTTGAAAAATATAACTAAATATGATGAAAAGTTTTTTGAGAAATATGGAATGTTTGATTCAATAGATTTAGAGAATGAAATCATAGAAATAGGTGCAGTAAAAGTAGATAAGTATATGAAGTGTGTAAATGAAATGAGGGAATATATTAAACCTTCTATATTTCCTGTAATAAATCCAATTGTAACTGACATTACTAAGATTAATATGGATATATTACAGAAAAAAGGCATATCGTTTAAAGAGGCTATGAATAAGCTTAAGAATATGTTTGAGGAGGGGGATGTCCTTTGTTCTTGGGCAAAAGATGATGTGGCAGAATTAATTATAAATGCTAATCATCATAAATATATGGACTTAGATTGGTTGTCTGGCTATTTAGATATTCAGGAATATGCAACTAAAATATTAGGACATAAGAAGGCGTTGGGTCTTAAACCTGCATTAGATGAGTTAAAGATAAAAGTGGATAATAATAAATTACATGATGCATTAAATGATGCAGCATATACAGTTGAAGTATTTAGACGAATATATAATTCCAGAGTAATTAAAAATTATATAGTTAATGATATATATAATATGCCAGCAATTAACGTATCTGCAGCTCATGGTATGGTAATTGATGAAGAAAAATTAAAATTAAAATGTCCTAAATGTGGAAAAAGAGTAGTTTTAGATACATCAATAAATCTTCTAAATTGGAGATTTGCAGCAGTTGGTAAATGTCATAAGTGCAAGAGCAATGTTTTATGTGAGATTATGATAAAGAAAACCCTTGGAGGGGAAGTAGTATATGATGAATCCAATAGCATTTTAAGGAATGAATCTTACTTGAATTATATATATAAATTTGATAATCTTAGTCATGAAACACATTAA
- a CDS encoding metal ABC transporter solute-binding protein, Zn/Mn family: MKKKIIAGFLIACISSMLIGCGKANAGSNVQDNDNKKLKVMVSIYPLKQFTEKIAGDKAEVTCLVPDNMEPHDYEPKTKDLEKLTNSQIFVYNGLGMETWVDKVNDVIKDKNVLSVNSSDGIDQRKEGDAIDPHSWLSLKDAEKQSDNIKNALIQCDEKNRDYYEENYNKFKDELENLYNEYQPKFSQLNNKDFITGHAAFGYLCRDFGLTQKSVENLFAEGEPTPKQLEELVGFCKENNIKTVFSESLASPKVSETLASEVGANVVPILTLESNEDNKDYIYAMKYNLDEIYKCLSNESNKNS; encoded by the coding sequence ATGAAAAAGAAAATTATTGCAGGTTTTTTAATTGCATGTATTAGTTCAATGCTAATTGGATGTGGAAAAGCTAATGCTGGAAGTAATGTACAGGATAATGATAATAAGAAGTTGAAGGTTATGGTTTCAATATATCCATTAAAGCAATTTACTGAAAAGATTGCAGGAGATAAAGCAGAAGTTACTTGTTTAGTTCCAGATAATATGGAGCCACATGATTATGAACCTAAAACTAAAGATTTAGAAAAATTAACTAATAGCCAGATTTTCGTATATAATGGATTAGGAATGGAAACTTGGGTAGACAAGGTTAATGATGTTATTAAGGATAAGAATGTACTTAGTGTAAATTCAAGTGATGGAATAGATCAGAGAAAAGAAGGGGATGCAATAGATCCACATAGCTGGCTAAGTTTAAAAGATGCAGAAAAGCAATCTGATAACATAAAAAATGCTCTTATTCAATGTGATGAAAAAAATAGAGACTATTACGAAGAAAATTATAATAAATTTAAAGATGAATTAGAAAATTTATATAATGAATATCAACCTAAATTTAGTCAATTAAATAATAAAGATTTTATTACTGGTCATGCTGCTTTTGGATATTTATGCAGGGATTTTGGGTTAACACAAAAATCAGTAGAAAATTTATTTGCTGAGGGAGAACCAACACCAAAACAGCTAGAAGAATTAGTTGGTTTTTGTAAGGAAAATAACATAAAAACTGTTTTCTCAGAATCATTAGCAAGTCCAAAGGTTTCAGAAACTTTAGCATCAGAGGTTGGAGCAAATGTTGTACCTATATTGACATTAGAATCTAATGAGGATAATAAAGATTATATATATGCTATGAAATATAATCTGGATGAAATATATAAATGTTTATCAAATGAAAGTAACAAGAATAGTTAG
- a CDS encoding SPOR domain-containing protein: MRYTRYEYKKSNKMKFICTIVVIVGVSIGGGLYASNLVFKGKQITDNKNSVSYTNDQNTTVVGTNIIALQCGYYSKEENAQASLSTISSYCQPFIIEENGKFRVLAGIYEEDDGNKKIDELKSKGIDVAKVSLNISTNTIEDKKIVEIIDGFLKITSKLEDSEVKSVKTQDYKTWAGNIINEGVTTKSEKLDSLSNCINNLPDEIDKKNSIESIKALYNLMKA; this comes from the coding sequence ATGAGATACACAAGATATGAATATAAAAAATCAAATAAGATGAAATTCATATGTACTATTGTAGTTATTGTAGGAGTTTCCATAGGGGGAGGTTTGTACGCTAGTAATCTTGTTTTTAAAGGAAAGCAAATCACAGATAATAAGAATAGCGTTTCGTATACTAATGATCAAAATACAACAGTAGTAGGAACAAATATTATTGCATTGCAATGTGGATATTATTCAAAGGAAGAGAATGCACAAGCATCGTTAAGTACAATTTCATCATATTGTCAACCATTTATAATTGAGGAAAACGGTAAATTTAGAGTTTTAGCAGGTATATATGAAGAGGATGACGGAAATAAAAAAATAGATGAGTTGAAATCAAAAGGAATTGATGTTGCTAAAGTTAGTCTCAATATTTCAACAAATACAATAGAAGATAAAAAAATAGTAGAGATTATAGATGGTTTTTTAAAAATTACAAGTAAACTTGAAGATAGTGAAGTTAAAAGTGTAAAAACACAAGATTATAAAACATGGGCAGGTAATATTATAAATGAAGGTGTTACGACTAAATCAGAAAAATTAGATTCTTTAAGTAACTGTATAAATAATTTGCCAGATGAAATTGATAAAAAAAATAGTATTGAAAGTATAAAGGCATTATATAATCTTATGAAAGCATAA
- a CDS encoding C40 family peptidase, protein MGNKKRMLSRCIAATFVFTGFCFANIQDAKAVTTLSPNNANVLNSDKVLASGLATVSSKTVFISTINGSTDTNKGKEAVNYALQLLGKPYSYGANGPNAFDCSGFTQYVYGECGFNLSRTTYTQVEEGTEVDRSSLIPGDLVFFNTYGSTSHVGIYIGNGEFVHAPRTGKPVMISFLDDDYYSSRFAAGRRIFN, encoded by the coding sequence ATGGGGAATAAGAAAAGGATGCTGAGCAGATGCATAGCAGCAACTTTTGTTTTTACAGGATTTTGTTTTGCTAATATTCAAGACGCTAAAGCTGTGACGACATTATCACCTAATAACGCAAATGTACTCAATTCAGATAAGGTGCTTGCAAGTGGATTAGCAACTGTATCATCAAAAACGGTATTTATTTCTACAATCAACGGATCAACAGATACTAATAAGGGAAAAGAAGCAGTAAATTATGCACTTCAGTTATTAGGAAAGCCTTATTCTTATGGAGCAAATGGACCAAATGCTTTTGATTGCTCTGGATTTACACAATATGTATATGGAGAATGTGGATTTAATTTATCGCGTACTACATACACTCAAGTAGAAGAAGGAACTGAAGTTGATAGAAGTAGTTTGATTCCTGGAGATTTAGTGTTCTTTAACACGTATGGATCAACAAGTCATGTTGGTATTTATATTGGTAATGGAGAGTTTGTACATGCACCAAGAACAGGAAAACCAGTTATGATAAGTTTTTTAGATGATGATTATTATTCAAGTAGATTTGCAGCAGGAAGAAGAATTTTTAATTAA
- a CDS encoding CBS domain-containing protein, producing the protein MNIAFFLTPKNEVVCENEDATMRQVMEKMEHHGYTAIPLIDKEGKYVGTLTEGDLLWKLKNTPDLNFKNTESVKIKNIQRRVTHKSVSITSNIESLISLAISQNFVPVTDDNGIFIGIIKRSDIINYCYNEMEKRKEFERQQFILYDEG; encoded by the coding sequence ATGAATATAGCCTTTTTTCTTACTCCGAAAAATGAAGTGGTTTGTGAAAATGAAGATGCAACAATGAGACAAGTTATGGAAAAGATGGAGCATCATGGATATACAGCTATACCACTTATAGATAAAGAAGGAAAATATGTTGGGACTTTAACAGAAGGAGATTTGCTATGGAAGCTAAAAAATACTCCTGATTTAAATTTTAAAAATACTGAATCTGTGAAAATAAAAAATATACAAAGAAGAGTAACACATAAATCTGTATCAATAACATCAAATATAGAAAGCTTAATATCGTTAGCTATAAGTCAAAATTTTGTACCTGTAACGGATGATAATGGAATCTTTATAGGTATAATAAAAAGAAGTGATATAATAAATTATTGCTATAATGAAATGGAAAAAAGAAAAGAGTTCGAAAGACAACAATTTATACTTTATGATGAAGGTTAA
- a CDS encoding MutS family DNA mismatch repair protein, whose protein sequence is MPKIIKRSSKIIAKNIGHPLLGQKCVCNNINVEDPYQIILITGSNMSGKSTFLRTIGINIVLAYAGAPVCADQFCCNIMELYTCMKISDNLGESISSFYAEILRIKNIVKASKNSENILFLLDEIFKGTNSIDRITGARILMRQLCRNGNLGFVSTHDLELSEMEKQMNSKIKNYHFSEYYIDNRINFDYKLKKGVSTTRNAIYLMKLAGIDIE, encoded by the coding sequence ATGCCTAAAATTATAAAACGATCATCAAAAATTATAGCTAAAAATATTGGGCATCCTCTTTTAGGGCAGAAATGTGTGTGCAATAACATAAATGTAGAAGATCCTTATCAAATTATTCTTATAACAGGATCTAATATGTCTGGGAAAAGTACATTTTTAAGGACTATCGGAATTAACATAGTGTTAGCATATGCAGGTGCTCCAGTATGCGCAGATCAATTTTGTTGCAATATTATGGAACTTTATACTTGTATGAAAATAAGTGATAATCTTGGAGAAAGTATATCTTCATTTTATGCTGAAATATTAAGAATTAAAAATATAGTTAAAGCATCAAAAAATAGTGAAAATATTTTATTTTTACTAGATGAAATTTTTAAAGGAACAAATTCAATAGATAGGATAACTGGGGCTAGAATTTTAATGAGACAGTTATGTAGAAATGGAAATTTAGGTTTTGTATCTACTCATGATTTAGAGTTAAGTGAGATGGAGAAACAGATGAATTCAAAAATTAAAAATTATCATTTTTCTGAATATTATATAGATAATAGAATTAATTTTGATTATAAGTTGAAAAAAGGTGTTTCAACTACAAGGAATGCTATATATCTGATGAAACTAGCAGGTATTGATATAGAATAA
- a CDS encoding PspA/IM30 family protein: protein MGIFSRMSNMLKAKVNNTLDEMENPIELLDQKLRDMEEQFNKAKLNSAQILGNVHEIEKKLDAAKKEHDDYEQKITLALNKGNEDLAKRALAKKVEMDKKIASLQASYDNSKVQADTIKSNLRALEEEITKTRNYRDEAAARYSNAEASQKVNEVLANVQTKNNSIQIDSIERNIQKKESLAKGLGELRDLDDFDSEFKKLDEVDLDLELEKYKNKN from the coding sequence ATGGGAATTTTTTCAAGAATGTCAAATATGCTAAAAGCAAAGGTGAATAATACATTAGATGAAATGGAAAATCCAATTGAATTATTAGATCAAAAATTAAGAGATATGGAAGAACAATTTAATAAAGCAAAATTAAACTCAGCTCAAATTTTAGGTAATGTTCATGAAATTGAAAAAAAATTAGATGCTGCAAAAAAAGAACATGATGATTATGAACAAAAAATAACATTGGCTTTAAATAAAGGTAATGAAGACTTAGCTAAAAGAGCACTTGCTAAAAAAGTTGAAATGGATAAAAAAATAGCTTCTTTACAAGCAAGTTATGATAATTCTAAGGTTCAAGCAGATACTATAAAATCAAATCTACGCGCTTTAGAAGAAGAAATAACAAAAACAAGAAATTATAGAGATGAAGCTGCTGCAAGATACTCAAATGCTGAAGCTTCTCAAAAAGTTAATGAAGTACTTGCAAATGTTCAAACAAAAAATAATTCTATTCAAATTGACAGTATAGAAAGAAATATTCAAAAAAAAGAATCTCTTGCTAAAGGCCTTGGTGAATTAAGAGACTTAGATGATTTTGATAGTGAATTCAAAAAATTAGATGAGGTTGATTTAGATCTTGAACTTGAAAAATACAAAAATAAAAATTAG